Part of the Gadus chalcogrammus isolate NIFS_2021 unplaced genomic scaffold, NIFS_Gcha_1.0 GACHA053, whole genome shotgun sequence genome, tctttgtcaaataaaatataaggggtaacagtgtcgttttttattggtcgtcatgaaaaaaaacaaaagggaaataatagaaatacacacacacattttaacgtcatgtatatcctctttattgatgattgattattgtgtattttcatcgcctcagtggtgcagtggtctGCACTCTGCCTAACACCCCTGGATACCGTGGCTCTATTTctgaggaaaacacaatatctttaattttaaacgtaatgctatcatgtctattgcactgccATATATAATCTCAGACATAATTAAATTAAGAATCTcattgggaagtggagagagctgtgagctaaccccctggagaccggggttcaagtccggttgatgtcctctgttggaattGGAAGTctcatatttctatttcatgcgaattataaagtcaagtataaccattgtgatgacatTATTCGGTggcttgatggtgcattgataagttcggaggttaatactctaaacagctcaggttcggatccccgcaaaaaagttgacaggggtaccactgtcgttttttatcggccgtcatgaaatgaacataaggggtaacactgttgatatttatcaaataaaacatagggggtaacattgtcgtttttatgaaatgaaacatgaggggtgacactgtcgtttttctttggtcatcatgaaaaaaaccataaggggtaacactgttgttttttattggttgtcatgaaaaaaaacacaaggggtaacactgttgtttttttattggtcgtcgtgataaaaaacataaggggaaacactgttgttttttattggtcgtcatgaaaaaaaacacaaggggtaacactgtcgtttatatcaaatgaaacatgagggttaacattgtcgatatttatcaaataaaacatagggggtaacactgtccttttttatcggtcgtcatgcaaaaaacataaggggtaacactgtcgatatttatccattaaaacatagggggtaacattgtcgtttttatgaaatgaaacatgaggggtgacactgtcgtttttctttggtcgtcatgaaaaaaaccataaggggaaacactgttgttttttattggtcgtcatgaaaaaaaacataaggggtaacactgttgttttttattggtcgtcatgaaagaaaagataaggggtaacactgttgtttttttattggtcgtcatgaataaaaacataaggggtaacactgttattttttattggtcgtcatgaagaaaaacataaggggtaacactgttgtctttgtcaaataaaacataaggggtaacactgtcgtattttattggtcgtcatgaaaaaaaacatatttaaaaaaaaaaaaaagtgtccttgtcaaataaaatataaggggtagcactgttgtttttatcaaaagatacgtaaagggtaacactgtcgttctttatctgtcgtcatgaaaaacccataaggggtaacactgtcgaaatgtatcgaataaaacatagggggtaacactgtcgtttttatcaaacgAAActtgaggggtgacactgttgttttttattggtcgaaatgaaaagaaacatgaggggtgacactgtcgtttttctttggtcgtcatgaaaaaaaccataaggggtaacactgttgtttttttattggtcgtcgtgataaaaaacataaggggtaacactgtcgttttttatctgtcgtcatgaaaaacccataaggggtaacactgtcgaaatgtatcgaataaaaaataagagggtaacactgtcgttttcaccaaatgaaacattaggggtgacactgtcgcttttctttggtcatcatgaaaaaaacccatTAGGAaacatttttattggtcgtcatgaaaaaaacatatttgaaaaaaaagaaaaattgtccttgtcaaataaaatataaggggtaacactgttgtttttcatcagtcatcatgggaaaaatacataaggggtgacactgtcgtttttatcaaaagatacgtaaagggtaacgctgtcgttctttatctgtcgtcatgaaaaacccataaggggtaacactgtcgaaatgtatcgaataaaacatagggggtaacactgttgtttttatcaaatgaaacatgaggggtgacactgttgatttgtattggtctaaatgaaaaaaaacataaggggtaacagtgtcgttttttattggtcgtcatgaaaaaaaacataaggggtaacactgttgttttttattggtcgtcatgaaaaaaaaccataaggggtaacactgttgttttttattggttgtcatgaaaaaaaaaacacggggcaacactgttttttttttttggtagtcatgaaaaaaaacataaggggtaacactgttgtctttgtcaaataaaatataaggggtaacactgttgtattttattgttcgtcatgaaaaaaaacatatttaaaaaaaaagaaaaatgtgtccttgtcaaataaaatataaggggtaacactgttgtttttcatcagtcatcatgggaaaaaaacataagggctaacactgtcgtttttatcaaatgaaacctaAAGGGTAAcacaatagaatagaatagaaacacactcgcgcacacgcacacacacgcacacacacacacacacacacacacacacacacacacacacacacacacacacacacacacacacacacacacacacacacacacacacacacacacactcagatggaTCCGATCGGgatttccgttgcgatgggtttcctccatcagcgacttatacaataaacaaattatataaaacaaaacccctctttaattttaaaataatagtatgcaaatatgttgaataggcctccatctttgttatacttttaaaacgttcctatatagcctattttatagcttacacactgatattttaaaagaggaatgcgaaatgcaaaatgcaaaatgcatcctgggatatttaacagtcccaagtccacaccatggacatattgggctagccccaccattaagtaaaataatctctgtccacttcaacagagaaacactctgagcatgcgcatCTCAATGTTTCAAACCCAATACacattgggctggtggggcttaagcccctcttgcccctccagacgaactcagccggaagaagcaagccagggtcgactaaaaattaaataaaagcgccgaacttattattttatagtACTTCCTGGggagattattaaaaaaaaatatatatatctaaaaaaatatatatatattctattttttatatatttcctttttttcattttcattttcttttctttttttcttttgagagtagcgacttgcccctaatgaccagtcgccactggtcattctgacctgggacatttagaattgtcggtcctcctcatttttttccggtcattGACCGGTAATAACCGAAAACGGTaactctgctataaaccggcctaactttcactgtcaacaccgaaccccttcttcttcgcacgtctgtcaacatccgaaacatacgctagttagattttctcaaacagcagtttcaagtacgggtagcatagaactaacgttagccaagtgggggctccatgattgctaaatctaatgagagaggtaaaattgccattaaggaaggaaagcatagtatgccttgcgactgtgcttcgcagtatgccttgcgaaacccagtatgcctttcgaaacaccttgtgattggtcgatgaaacgctaccaggaacgcctaaagggcgttcttgtgtcatgacggaaacacccaagcctgcagctgtaCCCTTCTCGTTATTTGACCCTTCAGTTGAAGGGTGATGTGACTCCCTCTACAGGACAGGACTGGACATTACATTAAATCACATTAAAAATAATTGTTCACTAAACTGAACAATACCGAGAGAAACAAGTGTGATGAAAGGTTACTTTCACTCACTTAATTTGATGAAAAGATCATATCAATGTgaatttattttgtaattttaaGTATTACGATTGTTATCCTCCATATAGCCTAAGGATAATGCATTGAGTTATTAAGCCTCCTGAAATAAGGCCACATagataaagattttttttttaattgtttgtttgtttgtttcagatTCTTTACATCATCAAACtcgacatgcacacacatttaaaatgttCTCCTGCACAATTTTGTCGGCTGTGTAAAGTTATAACACAAAGTcagtagccgagccaatatcaCAGATATGAAATGTATTCTTTATTATCTTCAGTCATCAAAAAGCGCTTACAAATTACAGACAAATCAACATAAATTTAAACATAAATTTAAAATCGTATTAGACAAAAATAACACGATTGGTCTTCGCGAGGGTCTGAGAAGAAACGCAACCCTGTCCCCTAGTGGTCAGAATGAGCCTCCACAGCCTCCTAGTGGTCAGAACGAGGCACAACAGCCTCCTAATGGTCGAACGGGGCTCCATGGCATCAGAGTCAGAAGGTCAAAGTTTGGAAAAACGTAGAACACCGTTCAAGGGATGCTCTCAAAGTGCACCCGATACTGCAAACAGTCGGATTTGTAGGCCTGTATTTTCCTCTCCTTCTTTGTTTCACCTCCTGGTTTACCTACAGTTGTATTTACCTGTGTGTCATTGTCAAGACTAATGTACTTTCATTAtctgaaaacatattttttgatTATATCCAGAGAGCATCTTCTTGTGTGAAAATTAAAGGCGTGAAGGCACTTTAAGTTGGTTGATACTTGTGAGTAAATGATGCACATTTGTTCTTCAACAGTCAATGCATAGAACAGTTCGCTCAGTAAGATAGTGATGCTGCTGAGTGTTACCACCAATGTatgttttattgtgttgtgAAAATACGTGATTTCCTCTACAAAGTAGAGCTATCAACAAAACCCTATTTGTGTCTGTGATCATTAGGTTGAGATTCACCAGTCGTTGATTCGTTTGCTCTCTGATCTCTGTCTATGGAGgattctcctcttcctctcatctctccatcgCTGTGCAACTGGTCTACAGAATCTCAGAGCCGAGAGCCCTGTGCAATATCACAGCTTCAACCGTGCTCTGGTCTTAAAAAGAAAGTTAAGTATTTTTACTTTCAAGTGTCAGCCCAACAATATCTCCACATCTCAactcatctatctctctctctctctctctctctctctctctctctctctctctctctctctctgtatctctctcgctctctctctctctctctctctctctccttccctccctccctctctctctctctctctctctctctctctctctctctctctctctctctctctctctctctctctctctctctctctctctctctacaccgcCAGGTCAGCCGGTTTGTTCCGGTTGCTGCTCCCGCTGGTCTTGCTCAGGCGTCTCTTGTCCCTCTGGAAGTCGTTGtgtggcggcgggggcggggtgtCGTAGCTCCGCCTCCCGAAGCCGGGCTCCGCCTCCATGCCGTCGCGGCTGTGGTGGAGCTCCGTGGCGCGGTTCTCCGAGTTCTGCTGCAGCGCCAGCCGGTCGCTGAAGGGCTGTGTCGCCATGGCGCCCCGGTGGCCCCCGGGAGCGGTCGCCAGGCACTGGCTGAAGTCGGGCGGGGGGGTGCAGGAGGCCGGGGGCCGCGGGGCCTCGCCcccggggcccagggcccccagggcggccgcctcctccgcctgctcccTCTTCAGCTTGGCGGCCTTCCTCCTGCGGTGGCACTTCCGGACGCGCTTCCAGGCGAGGTGGTAGAGCTCCACCACGGACAGCAGCAGGGACACGCCCGCCACCACCAGCATGAACACGATGAACACGTTCTTCTCGGTGGGCCGCGACATGTAGCAGTTGACGGGGTTGG contains:
- the LOC130378029 gene encoding gap junction alpha-5 protein-like translates to EGMGRVRLKGALLQTYVLSILIRTVMEVTFITVQYLIYGVFLKALYLCKAWPCPNPVNCYMSRPTEKNVFIVFMLVVAGVSLLLSVVELYHLAWKRVRKCHRRRKAAKLKREQAEEAAALGALGPGGEAPRPPASCTPPPDFSQCLATAPGGHRGAMATQPFSDRLALQQNSENRATELHHSRDGMEAEPGFGRRSYDTPPPPPHNDFQRDKRRLSKTSGSSNRNKPADLAV